DNA from Flavobacterium aestivum:
TCACAGCCGATAAAATGAAACTGACAAACAATGCCAAATTCATGCATTGTTTGCCAGTAAGACGCAACGTAATTGTGACTGATGAAGTAATCGACAGCGAAAACTCGATTGTAATACAGCAAGCCAATAACAGAACGTATTCGGCACAATTAGTTTTGCAGAAAATATTAAAAAGGCTCTAAATTTCTAAGATTCGAAGATACTAAGTTTTTTACTTGTTATCTTAGAAACTTAGGGACTTAGTAATTCAGAAATTTAAAAGAAATGAATAAACTATCTATCATAAAAATTGGTGGCAACATCATCGATAATCCAACAGAGTTAGAACAGTTCTTAACTGATTTTTCTAAAATTGAAGGCCACAAAGTACTTGTTCATGGAGGCGGAAAATCGGCAACCAAAATGGCACAGAGTATTGGGCTGGTACCTCAAATGATTGATGGACGCCGTATTACCGATGCCCCGATGCTCGATGTGGTAGTAATGATTTATGCAGGTGAAATCAATAAAAATGTGGTTGCTCAATTGCAGGCTAATGGCACCAATGCCGTAGGATTTTCGGGTGCCGATGGTAATTTGATTCTCTCAACAAAACGCAACCACCCAACGATAGATTATGGTTTTGTGGGCGATGTACAAAAAGTGAATACTCCTTTATTGGAAACATTACTAAATAGCGGAATAACACCTGTTTTTTGTGCCATTACACACGATGGACAGGGACAATTACTAAATACTAATGCTGATACTATTGCTAGCGAACTAGCCATTGCATTATCCCATGTATTTGAAGTTACGTTGACTTATTGTTTCGAAAAACCGGGCGTTTTGTACGATGCAGATGATGACAGTTCGGTAATAGAACAAATCAACCATCAATTATATACCAAATTAAAAGCTGAAAAAGCAATACATTCGGGAATGATCCCTAAATTGGACAACTGTTTCAATAGCCTTTCAAAAGGTGTTCAAAAAATAAAAATTGGACATCACAGAATGTTACAAAATGCTAGTGTTATCCATACAAGCATTGAATTATAAAAATACTAACAGATCTAACAGGTTTTAAAATCTGTCAGATCTCAGGAAAAAAATATGAAGAACATAGAGACCCTAACACAAGAAGCCATCGCGTTATTAAAATCTCTGATTGAAACCCCTTCGTTTTCGAGTGAAGAAGATCAAACAGCTCTTTTAATCGAAGATTGGTTCCGTCAAAACAACATTCCGTTCGAGAGGGAAAACAATAATATCTGGGCTTTCAATCAATATTTTGATAAATCCAAACCGACACTATTGCTCAACTCCCATCACGATACCGTAAAACCTAACCAAGGTTACACCAACGACCCGTTTAAAGCCATCGAAAAAGAGGGTAAATTATACGGATTAGGCAGCAATGATGCGGGAGGTTGTTTGGTTTCCCTTTTGGCCACTTTTGTTCATTTTTATGCCAAAGAAAATTTACCATATAATATAGTAATGGCAGCAACGGCCGAAGAAGAAAGTAGCGGTAAACAAGGACTTAACAGCGTTTTAAAACATTTACCAGAGTTAGATTGCGCCATCGTGGGTGAGCCTACCTTGATGCAATTGGCAGTAGCCGAGAAAGGTCTGCTAGTACTCGATGTTGTTGTAAAAGGAACAGCTAGTCACGCAGCACACCAAAATACTGACAATCCCATTTACAATGCTATGCCAGTTATACAATGGTTCAATAGTTATCAATTCGAAAGAGTATCAGAGGTTTTAGGGCCAGTAAAGATGACTGTAACCCAAATAAACGCTGGAAAACAACACAACGTAGTTCCAGCCGAATGTCATTTGGTGGTCGATATTCGTGTGAATGATTGTTATAGCAATGTCGAAATTTTAGAAACTGTAAGACAGCATTTAACAGCTCAAATCACACCACGCTCAATGCACTTAAACGCCTCGTCCATTCCAGTTTCACACGGATTAGTACAAGCCGGAATAGCATTGGGAAGAACAACTTATGGCTCGCCTAC
Protein-coding regions in this window:
- the argB gene encoding acetylglutamate kinase, whose translation is MNKLSIIKIGGNIIDNPTELEQFLTDFSKIEGHKVLVHGGGKSATKMAQSIGLVPQMIDGRRITDAPMLDVVVMIYAGEINKNVVAQLQANGTNAVGFSGADGNLILSTKRNHPTIDYGFVGDVQKVNTPLLETLLNSGITPVFCAITHDGQGQLLNTNADTIASELAIALSHVFEVTLTYCFEKPGVLYDADDDSSVIEQINHQLYTKLKAEKAIHSGMIPKLDNCFNSLSKGVQKIKIGHHRMLQNASVIHTSIEL
- a CDS encoding M20 family metallo-hydrolase, with amino-acid sequence MKNIETLTQEAIALLKSLIETPSFSSEEDQTALLIEDWFRQNNIPFERENNNIWAFNQYFDKSKPTLLLNSHHDTVKPNQGYTNDPFKAIEKEGKLYGLGSNDAGGCLVSLLATFVHFYAKENLPYNIVMAATAEEESSGKQGLNSVLKHLPELDCAIVGEPTLMQLAVAEKGLLVLDVVVKGTASHAAHQNTDNPIYNAMPVIQWFNSYQFERVSEVLGPVKMTVTQINAGKQHNVVPAECHLVVDIRVNDCYSNVEILETVRQHLTAQITPRSMHLNASSIPVSHGLVQAGIALGRTTYGSPTLSDQSVLSCQSLKLGPGETLRSHSADEFIYINEIEEGIQLYIKILGDFLN